The Nematostella vectensis chromosome 11, jaNemVect1.1, whole genome shotgun sequence nucleotide sequence AGATTTATGTGCAGATTATTGATATTGCAAACTGTTTACTtgattgtatttttaaatatgattGCATGTTTCGTTATTATAATATATTTGATAATTATTGTGCTCGTGATAAAGGAAAATAATTTTGTCGaaagaataacaaaatattaaagaaTGATAGCTCAGTGCCAGCTTAAATAATCTATACTTTTCGATTTTTGAATCGTTCCAGTCCTCACTCCTCTGGGGGCTGCTTCCAAACTGGTTACGTCATCAACGGAATCCCAACATTCCCCGCGGACTCAGTGTCCAGTGCTTGCCCAAGCGGACCTCCGAGGGGTGGAGCATGGTTCCAGGCAAAGGTTCTCGTCCAGGGTACCAAAGCTCGCATATTCCTGGACAACAAACTAATCCGAGAAGTTTCTACCCATTACCGACCATATGGACGCGCAGGCGTCATCGTCGCGAACGGTTACAAAAATGTTATCTACTTTAAAAACTTCGAGATAAAAGGCATCTCAAAATCCTACCCCTTCCCGGCGAGGTCTTGTATGGCGACACACACTCTTCCTGGATATTACTTGCTGGACGCGGACCATGGCTCCTGGCCGCGAAGCGGGTTTTGCAGAACATTACTTAAACCTGCTTTACCTGGTTCCTCTTATCGGGTGTCGGCGAAGTTCTTGAATCTGATCGGGCGTGACGGTGTTAATTTTGGACATCTTGGACTGATGTTCAATGCAAAGGACATTAACAATTTCGATTTCGTCTATTTTAGGTAAGTCGAGACGGCGATGCGCTTTTATTGATaaagatatttaaaatatCTCGCATGATAGCAGCATTtcaacaaaacattttttatgtcAAGCAAATTATTGGACATTTCATGTGCATAATTTTTACTTTCAGTTTGCACTCACAGACTTGATGAGttaaatttatttcaaaatggtCGCCTGCAATGTTACGTGAATGGGAATTCTCGACGTACACagtttttggtaaaaaaaggaaacaatgaTTTTAGCGAACTccaaaaaatattatcttaTGTCAACACTTGTCTCCTTTTTAAATTCTGACGATAACAATCATCTACTCATCTTCAGGCCACACTCTGCTGGGGGCTGCTATCAAACAGGATATGTCGTCAACGGGGTCCCTAATCTTAGTGGTGCTTCCTCAGGGCCATGCTCTGGTGGCCCCCCATCAGGCGGAAAATGGTTCAGCGCGCATGTTGACGTCATCGGAACACGCGGCAAAATCTTCCTCGGAGAGATCCTGGTAGCGACTATCACAACCCATTTTCCCGCCAAACTACAAGGTGGTGTCATCGTTGCCAATGGTTACAAAAATGTCATATACTTTAAAGAGTATAAAATGAAGAAGCTGTCGGATGGGCTCCCATTCCCTTCACGGTCTTGTCGAGCCACGTTACGAGGGCCTGGGTACTATGAGCTGGATGCTGCGCATGGCACGTGGCCTGCTAGCGGGTTCTGCAGAGTGCTCATGCCAAAAAGTCTTCATACTAAAGAGTACAGTGTGTCTGTTGACTTGTATAACGTGGTTGGCTGGAAAGGCGTTAACTCTGGGCACTTGGGTCTTATGTATAACGCCAAAGACATCGACAACTTTGAATTTGTGTATTTCAGGTGagttcaacaaatttgttttactCCATTTTTACGTGCGCATCACATGCCCAATACAAAACAATTACGTGATTATCACATGATAGAATAACCATAGCCAGTATGAAGCGCGCTGGCAGTTGCCTCGTTCTATAGCAAGATCGTGAATAAAAAACTCTGTCTCACTTCGCACTCGGGCTTTTACACCTACAATGCCTTTGCCTTGTTACACCTTTTGATTAGAGCTCACAAAATGGTTATGGATGCATCACATTGTTGATATAGTCGAATGAGCCCCTCTGACAACACTTATGTCAAACGCAATAACCACTTTCCTCCCCACGTGCTTGTTACCCTTTTACACGTGATGATCACGTGTACTCTCTTATCTCAGACCCCATTGGGTGGCCGGTTGCTACCAGACCGGATATGTGAAGAATGGggttcctgtgtttgacaatCTCGCAGTTAACCGCCCGTGTGTTAATGGACCACCAAAAGGACAGACTTGGTTTACTGCAAAGGTAAGTACATTTGTGTGTCATGCAACTATGCCACTACATTGTGATATTTAGGAAATATGTGGTCGGATCCCCTAATACTTTCCTTAGAAACCGCTGCTGATAAGGGTAGGATAACATTCTTGAAAGTCATTTGGGGCTTAAATCAGGGGCGTAGGCAGGGCaaagggggcccgggccccccttCTCAGGCCCGAACCCAGGGGGAGTGcaaggggtgcgaacgcatTCCATCcctatcccctcccctcccctccccacacAACAGCCGAAGGTCTACTTTGGGTtatcaatagacgtgctatctGTAGACAACACTTAAAGCATAAGCTTGATCACTCtcgtagccaaatccgacaataaacttTCTGTGGATATACTGCAAAGGTAtttaaaattgctttttgtgtcctcccccctcccccgggaaGGGAAAAACtaggtccattttttttttttggatttcgcatccccccaaagaaaaatcctgggtacgggcctgcttctagcagccaaaaatacagtgaatgtatgaaacattatctaaaacacaaGAGACAATGCCTTGAaaaggccttttgggcccactcttgttaaaaatcctggctacgccgatGAAAATGCTTTCACACTAAGCGCAAAAATTTATCAGGTGTGAAGCCTTTAAATGGGGAATGGAATTGCTTTCACGTATCGCTAAAGCCTTGATATAATTTGTTTCAGGTCAGTGTTGAAGGAGCATCGGTAAAAATCTACAGAGATAATGTATATCTCAGCTCAGTCCCTACGCGCTTCACTCCCACACCAAAAGGTGGTGTCATTGTCGCCAATGGTTACCAGAACGTCATCTACTACAGAGACTTCAGACTCCGCCCACTCAACCAGCCAATACCGTTCCTTACCACTCAGTGCATTAGTGCAGCTCAGAAAGGCAGCGGTTATACACTTCATGGTACAAACGGCGCATGGCCTGGGAGCGGGTTCTGCCGTGCGCTGTACGACGAGGTAATTGCAGGCTCAGGTTATACAATCTCTGCTGATTTCTACAACGTTCGCGGAAAATCTAGTAGCCAGTCTTCTGGAGTTGGACATCTTGGAATAATGTTCAACGCAAAGGACCTGAACAATTTCGACTTCATTTACTTCAGGTAAGGCCTATTTACCGGTTCAAAAAGTGGTTACAATTCTTATTTTCAACTCCTGTCACTGAAATTTTTATGGCTaatgttataaaaaaactcactcctttgttattgtttatcattgaaaatacagtgatTTATTCGCatggaaacttcaaaataacaatctaggAATAAAGTATAATATGCTTTAGATATTTGatttaaaatatcttgattacttgcttgaattagccgatggaaatggatgctttgtgtgaatCGACATTGAGCGGGATCCTAAAATAGCGGCGTGGAGCCATTTATGCCAGCCAGTAACTTTTGCGGTAGATCTTTGTATCCCTTGGTTCAAGAAAGAGATCATCCTAGATAGTCGCAGTCTTGAATCATACTAACTTGTGTGTCTTCATTGTGTGTTCCAGGCCCCACTGGGTCAACGGCTGCGTACAACCCGGATATGTCCAGACCAATGTCGTCCACACTACGTCCACGTTCCCATGCTCTAACGGCCCTCCAGCCACAGGAACCTGGTTCAACATCAAAGTTGTCGTGGCCGGAAGTCAGGCTCGTGTCTATAGAGACGGAGTTCTCGTGCGCACCATTTCCGGTCACTTTTCCGCTCTCGCAAGTGGTGGCGTGGTCGTTGCCAATGGTTATGACAACGTTATTGAATTCAAGAATTTTAATGTCGTGAAAAACTAGGCATGCAGTTGTAATGGTACTTGGCCCTAGCCTTTAGTACAAatattaaacaaaagaaaccAATCCCGAACGCTGTTTTTCTTATCCATGCAACACctcttcccccttcccccttcccccttcccccttccccctcccccccagtaACTCCGAGGAAGGTGAATTCCTCCTCCCTCCACTCAAAAAAGGGATGTAAGTGCGCTCATCCATATAAAGAATAAACGGTCTTCCAGGAGCATTGAACATGCAATTTTGCGAATTTATTTCTTGATtaccatcatctttatcatttCCTTGATGGTAATTTTTAACGACTCTTGACTAACAAAAGGCTTACAATGGCGTAAACGTTTTCCTACACAAAGGTGAACGTtgacataaaaataataataacaagtaAAGACAGATCTTTAAGTCGTTTAGCAAAAGATAAAGTTGAATAAACTAAAATAATTCAGTATCGatcaatattttattaacCCATAAATTAACACAGCCAAAATATACTGATGCTATGATTGGGCTTATTATATGCAAATTGCACTGTAATAAATGTTCTTTACTTCATAATTTGGTTGGTGGTAAGgggccacagggatcccaaaacaaataatattataacagCACTTACACGTCACATGATTTTTAAGGGttaattcaagccaaaataaacacagaaatggctgTACTCCTCACGACAGAGAACGACTAAAAAAATTGTCGacctagtgagttcaaagtattctatatttgatatattttatgcGTTTTGCGAATTTGCACCCAGTCAACCATGATAAGTGCAACTTTCACGGCTGGTCGCTTTGTGGCTTATTTAGCTTAAATTCTATTGTTTTATTAAGAACCTTGTTTATATGAAAGCCCAAAGATTTCACCATATTTTAgaaacatgctaagaacatgtcgAGGATCAGATAGCAGTAAAACATTAATTTAATAATGATGCATTTTAAAACGTAGAATCAAGTTATGTTCATGATGACAATCTATCGATCACTCGTGTAATTGTGTTTGTAGTACTTTGAGTTTTCTATTCTTATATACTCAGAACACTGAAACCTAGCCGCGCGCCTCTATTAAATATTATACGATCGAAATGCATGTCATACGCTGTGCTTGTTGTAAAAGTTTATTTCCTGCCACGCCCAGTTTTTGTCATAACTGTATCCATGGAAACAGCAATTTTTGAAGTAAAAATCTAATTTCTGCttcaaatttcaataaaattaagaACGAGTAAGACTATCAGACATGTTTTGTGAAAACGATAAAAAATGACCATGCCTATAAGTAGAGTTTGTATCCCCGAAACACGCCACTTATTTAGAATCAGTATACGGGCGAGTTGAAGTAGATATGTATCGTTGATTTGAAGAAATTAGGTTTTTAATTGGAGGAAGAGGGTTTTTCCCGCAACGAAaagcaaaatctaaaaaaattaccaaattattaattatgaatttttaaatggaTGGAAAAGCCTTCTTATTTCCTCCAGAAACCATGACGCTTGTTATATATCAATTCCAGCTTTTATGTTTAAATTCaagctgttattttttttttttttttttttttttttggctttgagGCACTAAAGTCATCATAgagaaactaaaaaaaaacggatgtgttgcgataaaaaaaatgtttgggaAAATCTCAGACCGTCCCTATTTATGACAGGGTAGTTTTAAGAGTATCTATTTtgaagattttggacctcatcataaACCagtttttgtgagaatgtccatacattctctgtattcatccGCATTGcctgtcttgtttttttttcgcatattAGCTGTGTTTCATCCGATtttacaagatttctgtccaagttgggttgacagctatgacaTATGTActagaaataaaaccaaaagtgatttttaattcatttcaaTGAATGATTGGTCAAATTCTAACAAAGATTAGCAAGGCTTAAATGAATTACTTTGGAGAAAGAAATAGAGAACTGGTTTCATAAAACCTTAAAGAAATTGAGAGCTGGTCTCCGAAAACCCTGAGTATTAgtaatttgtgaaaaacaacatatattcGATAAACACTTGAAATTTGAATCGACCATTCTTGAATTCcgttttgatttaaaaaaaaggtgcaCATACATATTAGGACCTTGAGGATCTGTTattacctaaaaaaatatgccttgtttttataccacctacaaaaaaattcaatataaccctgggtacctcaatgttttcttacaaaccttaaaaaaacttttttttcactcATGTCACAATTTAATGTGGCCCAAAAGTAAAATTCAGGTTTCATAAAAAAGGCAAGACTCGACAAGACAGCTTTTTTGTAGAGGAGCAATTTCTCAAAAGCAATagtttttttccctctgcagcTTTTCCTATAAAAGCTCTTTCAACCTCTGGCTCATCAGATCATAGAGCTTATGAGACAGCAAAGTTCATATGATAATTTTCTGTAATGGGTATCATTTTAGAAAATTCTAGTTGggactatttttagttttaggttttatgaattaggtttttgtggtataatatttgtatcctatttttagttttaggtttttttgaattaggtttttgtggtataatatttgtatcgtaaggaaattaccagtttttattttcttaaatgctTTTCTCCAAACTTCTTCAGGTTAATCTCAGCCAGAGATTCTGAAATCAAGCTGAGACACAAGCTGCTGGCTAAGAGGCATGACCCAGGGCAGGATGTACCTATAAGGCATTGGTATTTAATGTaggtcaccaaaaataaacatatatatagtaacaaaaagtaagacaatattttaatggaaaaattgttctaaaaaaatgagttataaaagtaaaaaaaaaaaaacatttttcatgTTAGCCTGACAGGTTCTTGTATAATGTGTGGTTAGTGACAGTTAGGCTATTAAGGTTCATAAATAGTCTCTTGCTATTACAATGACTCATGGTAAAGTAATTGAggtagtaattaataataaaaaacaaaaataggtcTCCTATATGATCCCTTGAGATCATATTTAAAACTATTTAGAAATAAATTTTCCTATTTTAACCTATTTCAAATtctaatttgataattttaggTTAACAGGTTCATTTtaggttcttatattttttcaaatatgttgGAGTGCTTTTAATCCACCCTTAGCAAAGTTACATTCTAAAGCACAAGAGGGAAggttaataaagatattttccaatatttgaattgcttactttaaaacttacacaagagaaagaaaatgataaagccCTACCTTTGCAAGTTAAGTAAAGTAATTTAAAGAAGTAAAAGGAATTTGAACAGTACAGGCAGTGAATGAGTACTTTCGCCTCAAATTCACTATGATAGTGTGATTTGCTGATATACTTATTAATGTATAGGAAtttgatatgtatttgtttattgtttttaattttgaagagaataaaatagcacccagttttttgtgaggaactttaattgatcctcattttaaaataaatatgacctCCCTTCACACCTGAAAGCCTTCCCTGTTATTCAAAGCACAAATTAATTTTGCTAATATTgctgtatcagttgtctatcaagtATAGTTTAGTTAATTATATCCTTagtaatgtcaataaatactttttttacctagaacaaaaaaacatatttgttctAGGTATTCCCAAGGAGGATTGGGAGGACACCTTTTAATGATAATTGCAGTATTTATAGAACATGCaatctttatatgttttacaTATGGTGTCGTTTTTGTGGGTGGTGGAACATGGTGCATAATAAAAGTGCAAGGAAGGGGGGTTCTACACAAGTTTATGCTGAAAAAAgtcatgctggctccgcttttaggcagtgcctaaatctatatattacgtCTTTCTCCACTCGAATTGATCGCAGAAATGTCTTCTTTCGCTAATCCTCCACAGACAGACGATAAGATATATTCACTAAAGAACTTCTCTTGAATGTAAATAAGTTAAGCTGGTTTTGCAGGTAAATTCCTACACTGGCTTGTCATTTTTCTTCGTATGAACAGAAGATTTGATGATTTTTCTATCCCAAATAAAATGTTCCTAtcccaaataaaattttgatagcaaacttgaaattgtctCGAGCGtggcgggaaattgtcaaaacacagggaaTTTGAAACCGATTTTCCGTAAAGTCAatgattctagataaaatgGCAAATAAAATGCCGTTTTAGTGTGAAATAACAGTTTTcgatggtcattttacaaatcaactcATTATTTAGAGCTTTGAAGGTGAGCGGTCCGGTATCGCGGGGTCCGGATCGTAGGATACCGGACCTAaagagagccaatcagagcgcgcgatttgatggacaccggaccccgaaaaaaataaaaggggCATCTAGCACGCAT carries:
- the LOC5505442 gene encoding uncharacterized protein LOC5505442, yielding MQLVLGLLALSFAAGLQSAEGAKYDVLSCNSFNLANNQYEQNADHGSWPASGFCRAIRNQILPVGAHYSYEALVSLYNVRGRGGVNFGHLGLAYNALDANNFDFVYFRPHSSGGCFQTGYVINGIPTFPADSVSSACPSGPPRGGAWFQAKVLVQGTKARIFLDNKLIREVSTHYRPYGRAGVIVANGYKNVIYFKNFEIKGISKSYPFPARSCMATHTLPGYYLLDADHGSWPRSGFCRTLLKPALPGSSYRVSAKFLNLIGRDGVNFGHLGLMFNAKDINNFDFVYFRPHSAGGCYQTGYVVNGVPNLSGASSGPCSGGPPSGGKWFSAHVDVIGTRGKIFLGEILVATITTHFPAKLQGGVIVANGYKNVIYFKEYKMKKLSDGLPFPSRSCRATLRGPGYYELDAAHGTWPASGFCRVLMPKSLHTKEYSVSVDLYNVVGWKGVNSGHLGLMYNAKDIDNFEFVYFRPHWVAGCYQTGYVKNGVPVFDNLAVNRPCVNGPPKGQTWFTAKVSVEGASVKIYRDNVYLSSVPTRFTPTPKGGVIVANGYQNVIYYRDFRLRPLNQPIPFLTTQCISAAQKGSGYTLHGTNGAWPGSGFCRALYDEVIAGSGYTISADFYNVRGKSSSQSSGVGHLGIMFNAKDLNNFDFIYFRPHWVNGCVQPGYVQTNVVHTTSTFPCSNGPPATGTWFNIKVVVAGSQARVYRDGVLVRTISGHFSALASGGVVVANGYDNVIEFKNFNVVKN